A portion of the Pedobacter cryoconitis genome contains these proteins:
- a CDS encoding acyl-CoA dehydrogenase: MMIELKTEFSEYIKDFEEKLKLLFRGKENINQFNLAAKLPPLVMKEILAEQPLATAIPEEYGGRGAEVKECLSVLAAASYESLPLSLTFGINIALFLEPLAKYADESVKKEVFDRFLYEQNMGGLMITEPDYGSDALNMKTRNSELTNGYSIKGTKHWQGLTGLADYWLIASRAELADGGLSRDIDFFLCDNTKEKQHIVVEEYFDTMGLHMIPYGRNILNIEVPKTFKLNPESTGIKMMLDILHRSRMQFPGMGMGFIKRMMDEALLQCKNRMVGATNLLAMDQIQFQLSKIQSAYTICSAMCVRSSKISGIEHNLASEGLEANSMKAVVTDLMQESAQILTQVSGAKGYQTSHVGGRGIMDSRPFQIFEGSNEMLYAQISEIIVRQMKKQKESNLFDFLATLKQTAEACHYFKQELSFTLNSTLSQRKLFDLGKVIGRIVSLGYVLDLELKGFRKDLIDNCIMNVKQEVRTLICSFNFDNSSQVIEDYKSESSWFNFA, encoded by the coding sequence ATGATGATAGAATTAAAAACAGAGTTTTCAGAATATATTAAGGATTTCGAAGAGAAATTAAAGCTCTTATTCAGGGGGAAAGAAAATATTAATCAATTTAATTTAGCAGCGAAACTTCCTCCTTTAGTCATGAAGGAAATTCTTGCTGAGCAACCTTTGGCTACGGCTATTCCGGAAGAGTATGGAGGCCGGGGAGCCGAAGTAAAAGAATGTCTGAGTGTGCTGGCAGCAGCTTCTTATGAATCTTTACCGCTTTCGCTTACTTTTGGAATTAACATTGCCCTTTTTCTTGAACCCCTTGCAAAATATGCAGATGAGTCTGTAAAGAAAGAGGTTTTTGATCGTTTTCTTTACGAGCAGAATATGGGTGGGCTGATGATCACGGAGCCTGATTACGGAAGTGATGCACTCAACATGAAAACGCGGAATAGCGAATTGACAAATGGGTATAGCATTAAAGGGACTAAACACTGGCAGGGCCTTACCGGACTGGCCGACTATTGGCTGATTGCTTCCAGAGCAGAACTTGCTGATGGAGGACTTAGCCGTGATATAGATTTCTTTCTATGCGATAATACAAAAGAAAAACAACACATAGTCGTAGAAGAATATTTCGATACTATGGGACTTCATATGATCCCTTATGGACGCAATATTTTAAACATCGAAGTACCTAAAACGTTTAAATTAAACCCGGAATCTACTGGCATTAAAATGATGCTGGATATTCTTCACCGCAGCAGAATGCAATTCCCAGGGATGGGAATGGGCTTTATCAAGCGGATGATGGATGAAGCACTTCTGCAATGTAAAAACAGGATGGTTGGGGCAACAAACTTGTTAGCTATGGATCAGATCCAGTTCCAGCTTTCAAAAATACAATCTGCTTATACCATCTGTTCAGCTATGTGTGTAAGAAGTAGCAAGATTAGTGGTATCGAACATAACCTGGCTTCAGAAGGGCTGGAAGCAAATAGTATGAAAGCTGTAGTTACTGATTTGATGCAGGAATCTGCCCAGATCTTAACACAGGTTTCAGGTGCCAAAGGGTATCAGACCTCACATGTTGGTGGCCGTGGAATTATGGATAGCAGGCCTTTTCAGATTTTCGAGGGTTCCAATGAAATGCTTTATGCTCAAATTTCCGAAATCATTGTACGTCAGATGAAGAAGCAGAAAGAATCAAATTTATTTGATTTCCTGGCTACGCTGAAACAGACTGCTGAAGCTTGTCATTACTTCAAACAGGAACTAAGTTTCACCTTGAATAGTACACTTTCACAACGGAAATTATTTGATTTGGGAAAAGTGATTGGAAGGATTGTTTCTTTAGGTTACGTACTGGATCTGGAACTTAAAGGGTTCAGAAAAGATTTGATTGATAATTGTATTATGAACGTGAAACAGGAAGTACGCACTTTAATCTGTTCTTTTAATTTTGATAACAGTTCACAGGTAATAGAGGATTATAAGTCAGAAAGTTCCTGGTTTAACTTCGCTTAA
- a CDS encoding DUF5686 family protein, protein MKFLISIFFLFSFFEAEAQTVQVKGLITDKSTGQPLSGVTISFENSKLKTSSDAKGFYTIISKEKIKAIHFYGIGYRRVKLEMPAGHSHSMNIELEPQSEDLSEVSISVAHQPRYKNKGNPAVELIRKVIEHKNSNAANLQNYLSYQEYEKMNISLSMTTEKAKTSKLLKRLSFLKNNSDSLTRPGKLLTPIFMKEKMSHNLVYQNPFKQETAVIAENQSRIDQFIDEDGINEYLDKIYQRVDIYQNDIGIGNQSFMSPIADLAPQFYKYFIIDTLKDVSPMQLKVMIAPRNKEDVLFLGYLYIALDGKYAVQKATLSVNSKININWVKEMNISLQYHQDKTGHYYLGKSIMAMDLGLFKEGASIFGERTLFINDFVSSPTALNLPLKSKILEGQPVQMAELRPEKLTQIEEMAYKNIDSLKNSKPFKRAMGLASFLLSGYVGQGKVEVGPFNSFYSFNPVEGLRLKVGGRTTDLFSKRIFFDGHIAYGSRDQKWKYSLGTILSLSPGSIYEFPVKSLTLRHSYETQIPGQDLNFLEDDNFLLSFKRGVNDKWLYNRKWLLEYLHETENHFSFKVAYKNQVLDPTGGLRFIALTNSGHLEVPDITTSEITAEVRWAPHEQFYQGKRFRRPIRNAYPIFTLRGSVGMKGFLNGDYNYQNLTFNVFKRAYFSQFGYSDIILEAGKVFGKVPFPLLTIHRANQSYAYELPSYNLMNFMEFMSDRYASINLEHNFNGFILNKIPLVKRLQLREILTLKVLSGSLSSKNDPREGSGLYQFPRDRHGNEVSPALGSTPYVEGSVGLSNIFKILRIDLVRRFTYLDHPRISKWGIRAKIKVDF, encoded by the coding sequence ATGAAGTTTCTTATTTCAATATTCTTTCTTTTCTCTTTCTTTGAGGCGGAGGCCCAGACGGTACAAGTGAAAGGTCTGATCACAGACAAATCAACAGGACAGCCATTGTCCGGAGTAACTATAAGTTTCGAAAATTCTAAGCTTAAAACCTCAAGTGACGCCAAAGGATTTTATACCATCATTTCGAAGGAAAAAATTAAAGCGATTCATTTTTATGGGATAGGTTACCGAAGAGTGAAACTGGAAATGCCTGCAGGACATAGCCATTCTATGAATATTGAATTAGAACCGCAGTCTGAGGACTTGTCTGAGGTAAGCATCTCTGTCGCTCATCAACCGAGATATAAGAATAAAGGGAATCCTGCAGTTGAATTGATTAGAAAAGTGATCGAACATAAGAACTCCAATGCAGCAAACCTTCAAAATTACCTTTCCTACCAGGAATATGAAAAAATGAATATTTCATTAAGTATGACTACTGAAAAAGCAAAGACTTCAAAATTGCTTAAGCGGTTATCATTTTTAAAGAATAATTCAGACTCGCTGACCCGTCCGGGAAAATTGCTTACCCCTATTTTTATGAAGGAAAAAATGAGCCATAACCTGGTTTATCAGAACCCTTTTAAACAGGAAACTGCGGTTATTGCAGAGAATCAATCCCGTATAGATCAATTTATTGACGAAGATGGTATCAATGAATATCTTGATAAGATTTATCAGCGGGTGGATATCTATCAAAATGATATTGGCATAGGAAATCAGAGTTTTATGAGTCCGATTGCTGATCTTGCCCCTCAGTTTTATAAGTACTTTATTATAGATACTTTAAAAGATGTATCTCCAATGCAGCTTAAAGTGATGATCGCACCACGTAATAAGGAAGACGTGCTTTTTCTGGGTTATCTGTATATAGCACTTGATGGTAAATATGCAGTACAAAAGGCTACGCTTTCTGTCAACTCCAAAATAAACATTAACTGGGTAAAGGAGATGAATATATCTCTTCAATACCACCAGGATAAAACTGGGCATTACTACCTGGGTAAAAGTATAATGGCAATGGATCTTGGGCTTTTTAAAGAAGGCGCCAGTATTTTCGGGGAAAGGACTTTATTTATCAATGATTTTGTAAGTAGTCCAACGGCATTAAATCTTCCCTTAAAATCTAAAATTCTGGAAGGTCAGCCAGTGCAAATGGCAGAATTGAGGCCAGAAAAGCTCACTCAAATTGAGGAAATGGCCTATAAGAATATTGATAGCCTGAAAAACTCAAAACCATTTAAGCGGGCTATGGGACTAGCTTCCTTCTTACTTTCCGGTTATGTTGGTCAGGGTAAAGTAGAAGTAGGCCCTTTCAACTCTTTTTATAGTTTTAATCCTGTAGAAGGCCTGAGGCTTAAAGTTGGCGGACGGACGACAGATTTATTCAGCAAAAGAATTTTCTTTGACGGACACATCGCTTATGGTAGCCGTGACCAGAAATGGAAATATTCATTAGGGACAATACTCTCACTTTCTCCAGGTTCAATTTATGAATTCCCTGTAAAATCATTGACCTTAAGACACAGTTATGAAACTCAGATACCAGGGCAGGATCTCAACTTCCTTGAAGATGATAACTTCCTGTTATCATTTAAAAGAGGGGTAAATGATAAATGGTTATACAATAGAAAATGGCTGTTGGAATATTTGCATGAAACTGAAAATCATTTTTCATTTAAAGTAGCTTACAAAAACCAGGTCTTAGATCCCACAGGTGGGCTTCGATTTATTGCATTGACTAATTCCGGCCATCTGGAGGTCCCGGATATTACGACCTCTGAGATTACGGCCGAAGTCAGATGGGCACCTCATGAGCAGTTTTATCAGGGGAAACGCTTCAGAAGACCAATCCGGAATGCATATCCTATTTTTACTTTACGTGGTTCTGTTGGTATGAAGGGATTCCTGAATGGAGACTATAATTATCAGAACCTAACCTTTAACGTATTTAAAAGGGCTTATTTTTCTCAGTTCGGCTATTCAGATATTATCCTGGAAGCAGGAAAAGTATTTGGAAAGGTTCCATTTCCATTATTAACTATACATCGTGCAAATCAAAGTTATGCCTACGAACTACCATCTTATAACCTGATGAATTTTATGGAATTTATGAGTGACAGATATGCGAGTATTAATCTGGAACATAATTTCAACGGATTTATCCTGAATAAAATACCATTAGTGAAGCGACTTCAATTAAGAGAGATTCTGACTTTAAAAGTATTAAGTGGTTCTCTGTCCAGTAAAAATGATCCGCGCGAAGGTTCTGGATTATATCAGTTTCCAAGAGACAGACATGGCAACGAAGTATCTCCGGCATTAGGTTCTACACCTTATGTGGAGGGAAGTGTGGGGCTATCTAATATTTTCAAAATACTGAGAATTGATCTGGTCAGAAGGTTTACTTATCTCGATCATCCAAGAATATCCAAATGGGGGATAAGGGCTAAGATTAAAGTCGATTTTTAG
- a CDS encoding porin family protein encodes MKKLVLAAGLLVSVQLVKAQDIQLIPKAGLSFSRQSISNMDGEKSKAGFTAGLGVNVGLKNSAFSIQPELNYVSAGTKIKNDNNKYNLNYLELPILVKYSFGPVYINAGPSIGLAVGGMNKMETFYQAKVQKLNFGVQMGGGLAIPVGNGTVLVDARYALGLTDVSKGPATVKNRGFIATVGYAIPLK; translated from the coding sequence ATGAAAAAATTAGTGTTAGCAGCAGGGCTATTAGTCTCTGTGCAATTAGTAAAGGCTCAGGATATTCAGTTAATTCCGAAAGCTGGTTTAAGTTTCTCTAGACAATCGATTAGTAATATGGACGGAGAAAAATCAAAGGCTGGCTTTACAGCAGGATTAGGAGTTAATGTAGGGCTTAAAAATTCAGCATTTTCAATTCAACCTGAATTAAACTATGTCAGTGCAGGTACTAAGATCAAAAATGATAACAACAAGTATAACCTGAATTACCTGGAGCTTCCGATTTTGGTGAAGTATTCTTTTGGCCCTGTTTACATTAACGCAGGTCCTTCAATTGGACTGGCTGTTGGCGGAATGAATAAAATGGAAACTTTCTATCAGGCTAAAGTTCAGAAATTAAACTTTGGTGTTCAAATGGGTGGTGGTTTAGCTATTCCTGTTGGTAACGGTACTGTTCTGGTTGATGCCAGATATGCGCTAGGTTTAACTGATGTTAGCAAAGGCCCGGCAACAGTCAAAAACCGGGGTTTCATTGCAACAGTAGGTTACGCAATACCATTGAAATAG